One Thiobacillus sp. genomic region harbors:
- a CDS encoding UvrD-helicase domain-containing protein, translating into MTHAAPSSTLLDSLNPDQLAAVTAPGSALVLAGAGSGKTRVLTTRIAWLIQTGQVSPMGVLAVTFTNKAAKEMLTRLSAMLPINTRGMFVGTFHGLCNRLLRTHHREAGLPQLFTILDSSDQLSAVKRCLKALNVDTEKYDPRKVQSFINQNKEQGLRADAVDAWDPYSKRLTEYYAAYDDQCRREGCVDFAELLLRAYELLTRNAILRAHYQTRFRHNLVDEFQDTSRLQYLWLKLLKGPDSALFAVGDDDQSIYAFRGANVGNMGLLMQEMGIAAPIKLTRNYRSVSTILDAANAVIAHNKERLGKDLWTELGKGEPIRHFQASDDREEASFVVEEIQGLKREGENYADIAVLYRSNAQSRGLEHALFSAAIPYRVYGGLRFFERAEIKHALAYLRLAANPEDDNAFLRVVNFPARGIGARGLESLDADARAAGTSLWAAACKAGRKFAPFVLLIEDLRRDTTGLPLVEAVEHVVAKSGLLEFYRNEKDGQDRVDNLEELANAAAAFAGETDDQSLEAFLAHAALEAGEHEAAQGQDAVQLMTVHAAKGLEFHTVFITGLEAGLFPHENAMSEEGGLEEERRLMYVAITRARKRLTITHAQMRMLHGQMRYGLPSQFLEEIPEALVHSLSRRMGAPVVHQPSNAYGRGGYGHGGTPRGAESSPHYQASRREANVPFPVGARVNHPKYGEGVVGGYQGQGPDAEVTVTFPKAGRKVFILDYARLTAA; encoded by the coding sequence ATGACCCACGCCGCCCCATCCAGCACCCTCCTCGATTCCCTAAACCCCGACCAGCTGGCCGCCGTCACCGCTCCCGGCTCGGCCCTGGTGCTGGCGGGGGCGGGGTCGGGCAAGACCCGGGTGCTGACCACCCGCATCGCCTGGCTGATCCAGACGGGCCAGGTGTCGCCCATGGGAGTGCTGGCGGTGACCTTCACCAACAAGGCGGCGAAAGAGATGCTGACCCGGCTGTCGGCCATGCTCCCGATCAACACCCGGGGCATGTTCGTGGGCACCTTCCACGGCCTGTGCAACCGGCTGCTGCGCACCCATCACCGGGAGGCGGGGCTGCCCCAGTTGTTCACCATCCTGGATTCGTCGGACCAGCTTTCCGCCGTGAAGCGCTGTCTGAAGGCCCTGAACGTGGACACGGAGAAGTACGACCCCCGCAAGGTGCAGAGCTTCATCAACCAGAACAAGGAGCAGGGCCTGCGGGCGGACGCGGTGGACGCCTGGGACCCCTATTCCAAGCGCCTTACGGAGTATTACGCTGCCTATGACGACCAGTGCCGGCGGGAGGGCTGCGTGGACTTCGCCGAGCTGCTGCTGCGGGCCTACGAGCTGCTGACCCGCAATGCCATTCTGCGGGCGCATTACCAGACCCGCTTTCGCCACAACCTGGTGGACGAGTTCCAGGACACCAGCCGCCTGCAATACCTGTGGCTGAAGCTGCTGAAGGGGCCCGACAGCGCGTTGTTCGCCGTGGGGGACGACGACCAGTCCATCTACGCCTTCCGGGGCGCCAACGTGGGCAACATGGGCCTGCTGATGCAGGAGATGGGCATAGCCGCGCCCATCAAGCTCACCCGCAACTACCGTTCCGTCTCCACCATCCTGGACGCGGCCAACGCGGTCATCGCCCACAACAAGGAGCGCCTGGGCAAGGACCTGTGGACCGAGCTGGGCAAGGGGGAACCCATCCGCCACTTCCAGGCCAGCGACGACCGGGAGGAGGCCAGCTTCGTGGTGGAGGAGATCCAGGGCCTGAAGCGGGAAGGGGAGAACTACGCCGACATTGCCGTGCTGTACCGCTCCAACGCCCAGTCCCGGGGCCTGGAACACGCCCTGTTCTCCGCCGCCATTCCCTACCGCGTGTACGGCGGCCTGCGCTTCTTCGAGCGGGCCGAGATCAAGCACGCCCTGGCCTACCTGCGCCTGGCGGCCAACCCGGAGGACGACAACGCCTTCCTGCGGGTGGTGAACTTTCCCGCCCGGGGCATCGGCGCCCGGGGCCTGGAAAGCCTGGACGCCGACGCCCGGGCGGCGGGCACCAGCCTGTGGGCGGCGGCCTGCAAGGCAGGCAGGAAATTCGCCCCCTTCGTGCTGTTGATCGAGGACCTGCGCCGGGACACCACGGGCCTGCCCCTGGTGGAAGCGGTGGAGCACGTGGTGGCCAAGTCCGGCCTGCTGGAGTTCTACAGGAACGAGAAGGACGGCCAGGACCGGGTGGACAACCTGGAGGAACTGGCCAACGCGGCCGCCGCCTTCGCGGGTGAAACCGACGACCAGAGCCTGGAGGCCTTCCTGGCCCACGCCGCCCTGGAGGCCGGCGAGCACGAGGCGGCCCAGGGCCAGGATGCGGTGCAGCTCATGACCGTGCACGCCGCCAAGGGCCTGGAATTCCACACCGTGTTCATCACCGGCCTGGAGGCGGGCCTGTTCCCCCACGAGAACGCCATGAGCGAGGAGGGCGGCCTGGAGGAGGAACGCCGCCTGATGTACGTGGCCATCACCCGGGCCCGCAAGCGCCTGACGATCACCCACGCCCAGATGCGCATGCTCCACGGCCAGATGCGCTACGGCCTGCCGTCCCAGTTCCTGGAAGAGATTCCCGAGGCCCTGGTGCATTCCCTGTCCCGTCGGATGGGAGCACCTGTGGTCCACCAGCCCTCCAATGCCTATGGCCGGGGCGGGTATGGCCATGGAGGGACTCCAAGGGGCGCCGAGTCCTCGCCCCATTACCAGGCTTCGCGCCGGGAAGCCAACGTGCCTTTCCCCGTGGGCGCCCGGGTCAACCACCCCAAGTACGGCGAGGGCGTGGTAGGGGGCTACCAGGGCCAGGGGCCCGACGCCGAGGTGACAGTGACCTTCCCCAAGGCGGGGCGCAAGGTGTTCATCCTGGACTACGCCCGCTTGACCGCGGCGTAG
- a CDS encoding sulfoxide reductase heme-binding subunit YedZ: MSFQPTSRQLTGIKAFVFALCLIPLGHLVQGIVTDSLGANPIEAVTRGLGDWALRLLLITLAVTPLRRFTGLNWLLRLRRMLGLFTFFYATLHMLTYVWLDQFFAWDFILQDIVKRPFITVGFISFVLLIPLAVTSTNAMMKRLGRNWSRLHKVVYAIGILAVLHFWWMVKADVREPALYAGILAVLLGLRLVWWGRARQSVRPGPGEGRVSTGFS; encoded by the coding sequence ATGAGCTTCCAACCCACCTCACGCCAGCTCACGGGCATCAAGGCCTTCGTCTTCGCCCTCTGCCTGATTCCCCTGGGCCACCTGGTCCAGGGCATCGTCACCGACAGCCTGGGGGCCAATCCCATCGAGGCCGTCACCCGGGGCCTGGGGGACTGGGCTTTGCGCCTGCTGCTCATCACCCTGGCGGTCACGCCCCTGCGCCGCTTCACGGGCCTCAACTGGCTGCTGCGGCTGCGGCGCATGCTGGGCCTGTTCACCTTCTTCTACGCCACCCTGCACATGCTCACCTACGTGTGGCTGGACCAGTTCTTCGCCTGGGATTTCATCCTCCAGGACATCGTCAAGCGGCCCTTCATCACCGTGGGTTTCATCAGCTTCGTGCTGCTCATCCCACTGGCGGTGACCTCCACCAACGCCATGATGAAGCGCCTGGGCCGCAACTGGTCCCGGCTGCACAAGGTCGTGTACGCCATCGGCATTCTCGCCGTGCTGCACTTCTGGTGGATGGTGAAGGCGGACGTGCGGGAGCCGGCGCTGTATGCCGGCATCCTGGCCGTGTTGCTGGGTTTGAGGCTGGTTTGGTGGGGACGCGCCAGGCAGTCCGTTCGCCCTGGGCCTGGCGAAGGGCGGGTTTCGACAGGGTTCTCCTGA
- the msrP gene encoding protein-methionine-sulfoxide reductase catalytic subunit MsrP, with protein sequence MLIKRPSDITPSEITNPDVYRARRDFLGAAGGLVLAAGLGLQARHAEAGPLLSSLRNPTYSVDEELTPKRDVTTYNNYYEFGTDKADPARNAHTLRTRPWTVQVDGLVKHPGAWNIEKLLKLAPLEERIYRLRCVEGWSMVIPWQGYPLSALIKQLEPLGSAKYVAFTTLADPKQMPGVRRSVLDWPYAEGLRMDEAMHPLTLLTYGLYGEVLPNQNGAPVRLVVPWKYGFKSAKSIVRISFLERQPHTSWGRAAPREYGFYSNVNPDVDHPRWSQARERRIGEFFKRKTLMFNGYGDQVASMYAGMDLRKFY encoded by the coding sequence ATGTTGATCAAACGACCCTCCGACATCACGCCGTCCGAGATCACAAATCCCGACGTGTATCGCGCCCGGCGTGATTTCCTGGGCGCCGCCGGCGGCCTGGTCTTGGCTGCGGGGCTGGGCCTGCAGGCCCGCCATGCCGAAGCGGGTCCCCTGCTTTCCAGCCTGCGCAATCCCACCTACAGCGTGGACGAGGAGCTCACCCCGAAAAGGGATGTGACCACCTACAACAACTACTACGAGTTCGGCACCGACAAGGCGGACCCGGCCCGCAATGCCCACACCCTGCGCACCCGTCCCTGGACAGTGCAGGTGGATGGCCTGGTGAAGCACCCCGGCGCCTGGAACATCGAGAAGCTCCTCAAGCTGGCCCCCCTGGAGGAACGCATCTACCGCCTGCGCTGCGTGGAAGGCTGGTCCATGGTCATCCCCTGGCAGGGCTACCCCCTGAGCGCGCTGATCAAACAGCTGGAGCCCCTGGGCAGTGCCAAGTACGTGGCCTTCACCACCCTGGCGGACCCCAAGCAGATGCCCGGCGTGCGTCGCAGCGTGCTGGACTGGCCCTACGCGGAGGGCCTGCGCATGGACGAGGCCATGCATCCGCTGACCCTGCTCACCTACGGTTTGTACGGCGAAGTGCTGCCCAACCAGAACGGCGCCCCCGTGCGCCTGGTGGTGCCCTGGAAATACGGCTTCAAGAGCGCCAAGTCCATCGTCCGCATCAGCTTCCTGGAGCGGCAGCCCCACACCTCCTGGGGGCGGGCCGCGCCCCGGGAATACGGCTTCTATTCCAACGTGAACCCGGACGTGGACCACCCCCGCTGGAGCCAGGCCCGGGAACGGCGCATCGGCGAGTTCTTCAAGCGCAAGACCCTGATGTTCAACGGCTACGGCGATCAGGTGGCCTCCATGTACGCAGGCATGGACCTGCGCAAGTTCTACTGA
- a CDS encoding FIST C-terminal domain-containing protein, which yields MRVGQIAVTSLEEGGLAPLSVLEPNLVLAFAAPQYFTDPVLPGWLGKTFPDARRIALSTAGEITSQGVNSDSIVVTAVRLERSPFRIAATDIAGMEDSAGAGRRLAEQLAAPDLKAVILLSQGVAVNGSDLIAGAVAILGQGVPITGGLAGDNGAFSRTWSLLDNQVSDRLMLAIGLYGDAIHFAHGSFGGWQSFGPARKATRAEGNVLYELDGEPALGIYKRYLGDYAQDLPASGLLFPFAILSDDHQETGLIRTLLGIDEAQGSLTLAGDIPQDGYLRLMHASTEALVDGAEAAALAAREMQSGKGQGLALLVSCIGRKLVMGDRVDEEVEAVGAVFGQNCTLAGFYSNGEISPFLKTTECKLHNQTMTISYLAEN from the coding sequence ATGCGCGTCGGTCAAATAGCCGTCACAAGCCTCGAAGAGGGCGGACTCGCCCCCTTGTCTGTCCTCGAACCCAACCTGGTGCTCGCCTTTGCCGCTCCCCAGTACTTCACTGACCCAGTTCTGCCGGGTTGGTTGGGGAAGACGTTTCCCGATGCAAGGCGCATAGCCTTGTCCACGGCGGGCGAGATCACCTCCCAGGGGGTAAACAGCGACTCCATCGTCGTCACTGCCGTCCGTCTGGAGCGCTCCCCCTTCAGGATCGCGGCTACGGATATCGCTGGCATGGAGGACTCCGCTGGAGCAGGACGGCGTCTGGCGGAGCAACTCGCCGCGCCCGACCTGAAGGCCGTCATCCTGCTGTCCCAGGGCGTGGCGGTGAACGGCAGTGACCTGATCGCCGGCGCTGTTGCGATACTGGGACAAGGCGTTCCCATCACGGGCGGACTGGCAGGCGACAACGGTGCCTTCTCACGCACCTGGTCCCTGCTGGACAACCAGGTGTCAGACAGGCTGATGCTGGCCATCGGCCTGTATGGCGACGCCATCCATTTCGCGCATGGTTCCTTCGGAGGCTGGCAGAGCTTCGGGCCCGCGCGCAAGGCCACCCGTGCCGAAGGCAATGTGCTGTATGAGCTCGACGGAGAGCCCGCGCTGGGCATCTACAAGCGGTACCTGGGCGACTACGCCCAGGATCTGCCCGCCTCCGGCCTGCTTTTTCCCTTCGCGATCCTGTCCGATGACCATCAGGAGACCGGCCTGATCCGAACCTTGCTGGGCATCGACGAGGCACAAGGCAGCCTCACCCTGGCGGGGGACATCCCCCAGGACGGCTACCTGCGGCTGATGCATGCCTCCACGGAGGCCCTGGTGGACGGGGCGGAAGCTGCCGCCCTGGCGGCCAGGGAAATGCAATCGGGCAAGGGCCAGGGCCTGGCCTTGCTGGTGTCCTGCATTGGCCGCAAGCTGGTGATGGGTGACAGGGTGGACGAAGAGGTGGAGGCCGTCGGAGCGGTGTTTGGCCAGAACTGCACCCTGGCCGGCTTCTATTCCAATGGCGAGATCAGTCCTTTCCTGAAGACTACGGAGTGCAAGCTGCATAACCAGACCATGACCATCAGTTATCTGGCCGAAAACTAG
- a CDS encoding PAS domain-containing protein encodes MHRLLERQIKRTLGISPERWPELENLVRVVAHQAGEGDAELARALLGLPELLQRVSEAYAQQDRDLALLRRSLEVSSEELSTANQRLREDAKASAKALKALQQAFDATRGNPAAADKDENDLVSMAEQLADLTREQERMRQALTKSEERFELAMRGANDGLWDYDLVNGSVYYSPRWKEMVGEDEHDVGSAPEEWRNRVHPQDLHNSMSALEAHLSGHTPHYEGTFRFRHRKGHYIWILARGLAIRNPEGRAVRLVGTHSDITKRMELERYLGQFKAAIDEHAIVSITDVEGRITYANRKFCEISGYRQEELLGQNHRIVKSGMHPDGYYADMWATISSGHTWTGEICNRARDGRLYWVLATLAPLLDDNGLPYQYIGIRADITERKLHEEELRLAKEGAEAASKAKSEFLANMSHEIRTPMNGVLGMINLTLDTPLDAEQREYLGLAHSSANALLHILNDILDFSKIEAGRLDVHQELMSPLDLAGELARLHEPRCREKGLEFQLKTSTGLPSTLVADLARVRQVLVNLLSNAIKFTSQGRITLEISRAQDDICFHVRDTGIGIPKDKQASVFEAFTQADGSITKRFGGTGLGLTISNRLVQLMGGHMGLRSEAGVGSEFYFCLPLRAHSALPATSPVTQAAPACENARALRILLAEDNAINQKLALALLGKAGHQVTVVEDGAAAVGSVMSEPFDLVLMDMQMPGMDGLEATRRIRHLPAPSGQVPIIALTANAYPDDEARCLEAGMDGYVAKPIRRDVLMAAIEEALYKV; translated from the coding sequence ATGCACCGCCTTCTCGAGCGCCAGATCAAGCGCACCCTCGGCATCAGCCCCGAACGATGGCCGGAACTGGAGAATTTGGTCAGGGTTGTCGCTCATCAGGCAGGGGAGGGCGACGCCGAACTGGCCCGAGCCCTGCTCGGTCTTCCTGAATTGCTGCAGAGAGTGTCCGAGGCCTATGCCCAGCAGGACCGTGACCTGGCCCTGCTGCGTCGCAGCCTTGAGGTCTCTTCCGAGGAACTGTCCACCGCCAACCAGAGGCTGAGGGAAGACGCCAAGGCCAGCGCAAAGGCCCTCAAGGCATTGCAGCAGGCCTTTGACGCCACGCGTGGCAATCCGGCGGCGGCGGACAAGGACGAGAATGACCTGGTCAGCATGGCCGAGCAGTTGGCCGACCTGACCCGGGAGCAGGAACGCATGCGCCAGGCCCTGACCAAGAGCGAGGAGCGTTTCGAGCTGGCCATGCGCGGTGCCAACGACGGGCTGTGGGACTACGACCTGGTCAACGGCTCTGTGTACTACTCGCCACGATGGAAGGAAATGGTCGGCGAGGATGAACATGACGTGGGCAGCGCTCCGGAAGAATGGCGCAACCGGGTCCATCCCCAGGACCTGCACAATTCGATGAGCGCGCTTGAAGCCCATCTGTCAGGCCACACCCCCCATTACGAAGGCACCTTCAGGTTCCGGCACCGGAAGGGACACTACATCTGGATACTCGCCCGGGGTCTGGCCATCCGGAATCCGGAAGGGCGTGCGGTGCGCCTGGTGGGCACCCACAGCGACATCACCAAACGCATGGAGCTGGAGCGTTACCTGGGCCAGTTCAAGGCGGCCATCGACGAGCACGCCATCGTCAGCATCACGGACGTGGAGGGCCGCATCACTTATGCCAACAGGAAATTCTGTGAAATTTCCGGATACCGCCAGGAGGAACTCCTGGGCCAGAACCACCGCATCGTCAAATCCGGAATGCACCCGGATGGCTACTACGCGGACATGTGGGCAACCATCAGTTCCGGCCACACCTGGACAGGCGAGATCTGCAATCGCGCCAGGGATGGCCGGCTCTATTGGGTGCTGGCCACGCTGGCGCCCTTGTTGGACGACAATGGCCTGCCCTACCAGTACATCGGCATCCGAGCGGACATCACGGAAAGGAAGCTGCACGAGGAAGAATTGCGCCTGGCCAAGGAAGGCGCCGAAGCCGCCAGCAAGGCCAAGAGCGAATTCCTGGCCAACATGAGCCATGAGATCCGCACGCCCATGAACGGCGTGCTGGGCATGATCAACCTGACCCTGGACACGCCCCTCGACGCGGAGCAACGGGAGTATCTGGGCCTGGCCCACTCATCCGCCAATGCCCTGCTCCACATCCTCAATGACATCCTGGACTTCTCCAAGATCGAGGCGGGTCGTCTGGACGTGCACCAGGAACTCATGTCCCCCTTGGACCTGGCGGGCGAGCTTGCACGTCTGCATGAACCACGCTGCCGCGAGAAAGGCCTGGAGTTCCAGCTCAAGACCTCGACGGGCCTGCCCTCCACCCTGGTGGCCGACCTGGCCCGGGTACGCCAGGTACTGGTCAACCTGCTGAGCAACGCCATCAAGTTCACCAGCCAGGGGCGCATCACCCTGGAAATAAGCCGGGCACAGGACGATATCTGCTTCCATGTGCGGGACACGGGCATCGGCATACCCAAGGACAAGCAGGCATCCGTTTTCGAGGCCTTCACCCAGGCGGACGGCTCCATCACCAAGCGCTTCGGCGGCACCGGCTTGGGCCTGACCATCTCCAACCGCCTGGTCCAGCTGATGGGCGGACACATGGGGTTGCGGAGCGAGGCGGGGGTGGGCAGCGAGTTCTACTTCTGCCTGCCCCTCCGGGCCCACTCCGCGCTGCCCGCCACCTCGCCAGTCACGCAAGCCGCCCCTGCCTGCGAAAATGCGCGAGCCCTGCGCATCCTCCTGGCCGAGGACAACGCCATCAACCAGAAGCTGGCCCTCGCCCTGCTCGGCAAGGCGGGGCATCAGGTCACCGTCGTGGAGGACGGCGCCGCAGCCGTGGGGTCCGTGATGTCCGAGCCCTTCGACCTGGTGCTGATGGACATGCAGATGCCCGGCATGGACGGCTTGGAAGCCACACGGCGCATCCGCCATCTGCCAGCCCCGTCAGGCCAGGTTCCCATCATCGCCCTGACCGCCAACGCCTATCCGGACGACGAGGCGCGCTGCTTGGAAGCGGGCATGGACGGCTATGTGGCCAAGCCCATTCGGCGCGATGTGTTGATGGCGGCCATCGAAGAAGCCCTGTACAAGGTATAG
- a CDS encoding alanine--glyoxylate aminotransferase family protein: MQAPNIASFLPPRRTLMGPGPSDVPQRILDAMARPTIGHLDPAFGDMMEQTKALLRYAFQTGNKLSFPVSGPGSVGMETCFVNLVEPGDKVIVCINGVFGGRMLENVKRTGGVPVVVEDAWGRAVDPGKVEAAFAANPDARVLAFVHAETSTGAQSDGATLAALARKHGALTIMDCVTSLGGTPVLIDAWGIDAAYSGSQKCLSCTPGLSPVTFGERAIDKVRARKSPVQSWFMDLNLVLGYWSGEGKRTYHHTAPINPLYGLHEALVMLAEEGMEHAWTRHRAMHERLKTGLARLGLDLVVPDQERLPQLNAVTIPEGVDDAAVRGRLLSEFNLEIGAGLGALAGKVWRIGLMGASASERNVDYCLEALAKVLNKQ; encoded by the coding sequence ATGCAAGCCCCCAACATTGCATCTTTCCTGCCCCCCCGCCGCACCCTCATGGGTCCCGGTCCTTCCGACGTGCCCCAGCGCATCCTGGACGCCATGGCGCGCCCCACCATCGGCCATCTGGATCCGGCCTTCGGCGACATGATGGAGCAGACCAAGGCCCTGCTGCGCTACGCCTTCCAGACCGGGAACAAGCTCTCCTTCCCCGTCTCCGGCCCCGGTTCCGTGGGCATGGAAACCTGCTTCGTGAACCTGGTGGAGCCGGGCGACAAGGTGATCGTCTGCATCAACGGCGTGTTCGGCGGTCGCATGCTGGAGAACGTTAAGCGCACCGGCGGCGTGCCGGTGGTGGTGGAGGATGCCTGGGGCCGGGCCGTGGACCCCGGCAAGGTGGAAGCCGCCTTCGCCGCCAATCCGGATGCCAGGGTCCTGGCCTTCGTCCACGCCGAGACTTCCACCGGCGCCCAGTCGGATGGAGCCACCCTGGCCGCCCTTGCCCGCAAGCACGGCGCCCTCACCATCATGGACTGCGTCACCTCCCTGGGGGGCACGCCGGTGCTGATCGACGCCTGGGGCATCGACGCCGCCTATTCCGGCAGCCAGAAGTGCCTGTCCTGCACCCCGGGCCTTTCCCCCGTGACCTTCGGGGAGCGGGCCATCGACAAGGTCAGGGCCCGCAAGAGCCCCGTGCAGAGCTGGTTCATGGACCTCAACCTGGTGCTGGGCTACTGGAGCGGCGAGGGCAAGCGCACCTACCACCACACCGCCCCCATCAATCCCCTCTACGGCCTGCACGAGGCCCTGGTGATGCTGGCGGAGGAGGGCATGGAGCACGCCTGGACCCGCCACCGTGCCATGCACGAGCGGCTCAAGACCGGCCTGGCACGGCTTGGGCTCGACTTGGTGGTGCCCGATCAGGAACGCCTGCCCCAGCTGAACGCGGTGACCATTCCCGAGGGTGTGGATGATGCCGCCGTCCGGGGCCGCCTGCTCTCCGAATTCAACCTGGAGATCGGCGCCGGCCTGGGCGCCCTGGCTGGCAAGGTCTGGCGCATAGGCCTCATGGGAGCGTCCGCAAGTGAACGGAATGTGGACTATTGCCTGGAAGCCCTGGCTAAAGTTTTGAACAAACAATAG
- the trxA gene encoding thioredoxin TrxA: MSEHIHYVTDDTFEQEVLQSPLPVLVDYWADWCGPCKMISPILDEVAKEYAGRLKVAKLNIDENQGTPPKYGIRGIPTLMIFKNGNVEATKVGALSKSQLTAFVDSNI, encoded by the coding sequence ATGAGCGAACACATCCATTACGTCACCGACGACACCTTCGAGCAGGAAGTCCTGCAATCTCCCCTGCCCGTGCTGGTGGACTACTGGGCCGACTGGTGCGGTCCCTGCAAGATGATCTCCCCCATCCTGGACGAGGTGGCCAAGGAATATGCCGGTCGCCTGAAGGTCGCCAAGCTCAACATCGACGAGAACCAGGGCACTCCCCCCAAGTACGGCATCCGCGGCATCCCCACCCTGATGATCTTCAAGAATGGCAACGTGGAAGCCACCAAGGTCGGCGCCCTTTCCAAGTCCCAACTCACCGCCTTTGTTGACAGCAACATCTAA
- the rho gene encoding transcription termination factor Rho gives MQLSELKQLHVSQLLEMAEANGIENANRMRKQELIFAMLKKKARDGETIYGDGVLEILPDGFGFLRSPETSYLSSPDDIYISPSQIRRFNLHTGDTISGEIRTPKDGERYFALTKLDNANGGPIEALKHKILFENLTPLFPNKAFKLERDIKAEENMTGRIIDIISPIGKGSRGLLVAPPKTGKTVMMQHIAHAITANHPDVELIVLLIDERPEEVTEMTRTVRGEVVASTFDEPASRHVQVAEMVIEKAKRLVEHKKDVVILLDSITRLARAYNTVQPASGKVLTGGVDANALQKPKRFFGAARNIEEGGSLTIIATALIDTGSRMDDVIYEEFKGTGNMEIHLDRRMAEKRVYPAINVNRSGTRKEELLIEAATLQKIWVLRKLLYPMDDLEAMEFLSDKVRATKTNGDFFDSMRRG, from the coding sequence ATGCAACTATCCGAACTCAAGCAATTACACGTCTCCCAACTCCTGGAAATGGCCGAGGCCAACGGCATCGAGAATGCCAACCGCATGCGCAAGCAGGAGCTCATCTTCGCCATGCTGAAGAAGAAGGCGCGGGACGGCGAGACCATCTACGGCGACGGGGTGCTGGAGATCCTGCCGGACGGCTTCGGCTTCCTGCGCTCCCCCGAGACCTCCTACCTGTCCAGCCCGGACGACATCTACATCTCGCCCTCCCAGATCCGCCGCTTCAACCTGCACACCGGCGACACCATCTCCGGCGAGATCCGCACCCCCAAGGACGGCGAGCGCTACTTCGCCCTCACCAAGCTGGACAACGCCAACGGCGGCCCCATCGAGGCCCTGAAGCACAAGATCCTGTTCGAGAACCTCACGCCCCTGTTCCCCAACAAGGCCTTCAAGCTGGAGCGGGACATCAAGGCCGAGGAAAACATGACCGGTCGCATCATCGACATCATCTCCCCCATCGGCAAGGGCTCTCGGGGCCTGCTGGTGGCGCCGCCCAAGACCGGCAAGACGGTGATGATGCAGCACATCGCCCACGCCATCACCGCCAACCACCCGGACGTGGAACTCATCGTCCTGCTCATCGACGAGCGTCCGGAAGAAGTGACGGAGATGACCCGTACGGTGCGCGGCGAAGTGGTGGCCTCCACCTTCGACGAACCCGCGTCCCGCCACGTGCAGGTGGCCGAGATGGTCATCGAGAAGGCCAAGCGCCTGGTGGAGCACAAGAAGGACGTGGTCATCCTGCTGGACTCCATCACCCGCCTGGCCCGGGCCTACAACACCGTGCAGCCCGCCTCCGGCAAGGTGCTCACCGGCGGCGTTGACGCCAACGCCCTGCAGAAGCCCAAGCGCTTCTTCGGCGCCGCCCGCAACATCGAGGAAGGCGGCAGCCTCACCATCATCGCCACCGCCCTCATCGACACCGGCTCCCGCATGGACGACGTGATCTACGAGGAATTCAAGGGCACCGGCAACATGGAAATCCACCTGGACCGTCGCATGGCCGAAAAGCGGGTCTACCCCGCCATCAACGTCAACCGCTCCGGCACCCGCAAGGAGGAACTGCTCATCGAGGCGGCCACCCTGCAGAAGATCTGGGTGCTGCGCAAGCTGCTCTACCCCATGGACGACCTGGAGGCCATGGAATTCCTCTCCGACAAGGTGCGGGCCACCAAGACCAACGGGGACTTCTTCGATTCCATGCGCCGGGGTTGA